The Branchiostoma lanceolatum isolate klBraLanc5 chromosome 5, klBraLanc5.hap2, whole genome shotgun sequence region ATTCACGCATCTCTTTATCATGATTCGCTCTTCAATATTGCAATTAAGTCCAGAACACCACTGACATTGATAAGATGACTGTAACTCAGGCAAATGGATAGATTTTGTCACTATTTCTCATTTCGcgaggatgtctaaccttcatcgacgagcAGTATTGACATTGCTTTTGTAGAATTAGACATAgttagaattagaattagatCCTATGTTAGAAAAAGTGCATAGTCATTTTACAGTTCTTATTGTCATGGAATTGTCCAATTACCAACAGGAAAGCACCACTGGCTAAACGCCACCACAGCCTGCACGTACCCCGAGCCTTGGTGGACGAGACCAGAGCCCAACAGCACCGTCCTCCCCGAGATCTCGGACAACTTCCCGCGAGACAAACGTGCCTACGAGGGTGTCTACGGCAACTATGCTGGGGGTAACGTGACCATCAGCCTCAACGCGACTGACGACAAGTTGTACTTCAGTCTTGGTCTGCTCGGACGGGGTCTAGTTTCACTTACCGAATCTGCTAACTGCATTCTCCTCCGCTGCCAAGGACCCTTAGCGTATTTTCCATACATCGTTACCGATGTAGAAGAGAAGGATGGTAAGATATTCTCCCTCTCATTGCAAAGCAGTCCTCCCGAACCACCTATCGTGTTCGAGCGAGGCCTGAAGCTGACAGACCCGGACCCTACAGAGCCGAAGTGGGACGACTGTACAGGTGTCTCTGGCTCTCCGAGAGGGGCGACTTGGAATAACGTAATTATGATCTTGCTCTTTTTTGCTTCTATCAGCTATTTGATTTGATGAAATATAAAGCAAAGAAGTGACACACAGATTGAGAGACTTATCGATTTCAGCCtaagacctcataccttcgcctgTAAAGCACTCTGAACTGTTAGATTTTAGGACAAAAtatattattatcatatagctagaTGTCGTACGGGTAATTATTTCCCCATATAGACCTTATTTTACGGGTCATTAATATCCATATAAAAACCCGTTGTTCGAACGTTACCACGTTTCACACAGACGACAGCTCTATGcatacctgcctgtggcactggctgcaaatacacctgatattataaaCTTCTTATTCAGAACTTTGGATGAAAACGAACATGACTCTCTACTGCTTACGCCATGATGTCAGTAACAAATCTATCCGAAGTCAGAGGACACCCAAATTGCAACTGACGTCACCCCACGTTACTGGTCCGCCTTTTcaccggaatacaccggaataccgGAAtacccataaaggagggtgaaatCTACAGGAATACACTTTACTTTGATGAGCaaaggttgctgtattttggcatgaaattatgtattgatggcccagggaacaagaAATAACTATAGTACCGATGTCGATCGGCTATTGCGAACCGAACTGGCGCCATGTTCATTTTCATACTTTTCGGATTACAACGTTGGCTGATTGAATAAAGCACATAAAAAGTATTAACACCAACAACAGAAGACAGCTATAGATTGGAGGACAATTATTATGTAAAATTTGATGTTCTAAGATTTCTGCATGCAATTTGGTAATTAAAATGTCATAACAAAAAAACTAGATTAACCAACTGTTGTAAAAGAATTTAAATTGTTATAGAGTAAACAGATATGTtgttatattttttattttagagTGTCTAAGATAATCATCAGGCTACATTTTTGCAGTGAAATAcagtgatgaaaatgtactcCGACATTTCGGATAGCTTAGATTACATCAGCCCTTGCAAAATTAATCTGTTATCTGCAAGAAGCCTAACTTCAATAATCCATGCgtgcaaataaatcattttcgtATCAGTTGGTGTCATGCTAGGCTACACCATTAATTTGCTCTTTGTCCGGTTATCTTACAGATTTTCTGGTAATTTTACCCAAGATTATTAGGACAAATATCTACACATATGGTAAAGAGATGTGCAGAAGGCCTATGAAAAAATGTGTTTCTAGTTACCAAACCGACCCTAGAAAATATTTGCCAACGCTAGCGTTTTTTCGGTCGACTGCAGGCAAAGGCTATCAAACTTTCCATCTGACATCTTAGTGATGAACCAAAACAGCATTCCAAATAATCTTGCAAATTTCCATTGCTCTGTTAACAGATGAAGGCTGATTTGATATGCAAATGTGTAGGAAACATTTTACATATACAATGTGATGTAAGTTAGACTTACCAGACTGAACCAGAGTGTCCTGAAGCTTTTCCTTTTTGCATatttgttaaactgtatttgtcgGATTATTTAGGCCGAAatcttaaaagaaaaagaattaaaGAGAGAATaactacctaccgaccctaattgTTTAGGaccgtaactggaaacacaaggTTTTTTTAGGCCTAAGCCGAAATCCTTTAGTGACTATCTTCACCATCATCACCTTTATGAAAAATCCAATGTTGGACATagagatataaaaaaaatgacacattCCATGCAATAGTTATTAGGACAAGGTCTAGGCAAGGGCAGCAGATTTCAAGTTAACTGATACATATATTTCTCTAAGGATTCAACATTGATAATATTTTGGTATCCACAAATTTTTCATGCTCTTTTTAATGGAGACTCCCACAAAATGTTTTGTGTCCTACAGCCGTGGTCTAATGAATTGATTGAAAAAACAGGCGGTAGAGAATCTGACCGCCCAGCGCAGCGGCTGTCATCCAAATCATCATGGGCTGAAACTTGGACCCATGGCTCCCTACATCGAGCTCTGtaacgaaacaaaaaaacagatcCCTGAACATTGAAGCATTGCATTGGAAGGCCGCTCATAGGTAGTGCTTCCACGGGATAGAACCGTGAAAGGAAGCCACTTGGACACAAGTCGGGAACTGATCACCCTCGGCTGGGTCACCCGAGTGATCACTGATGATGTGTCCTTGTAGCACTATGAGTGTATTCTAGAGCATGCATCCATAATTTGACGGATAAAGAAATGTCACGCTGCGAACCAAATGGTATATTCTTTAAGAGATCGCgtgaaagaaataaagtaatcaCTTGTTTTACAAGTGTCAATCAGCATACACATTTTCCCCACAGAGCTCATCAAATGCATGAAACTAATTAGGGACAATATCTGGTATAAGATAATATCCCCTCAAGGCCATCTTACTGCCAATAATGTGTTTACGGGGAAAACCAAAGCATTATTCAGAATGGGACaatcaaaatagatattgttttaGTGGTACGAATGGTAGGAACAAACGTCTCTGCAAACTCGACTGTTAACGTTTCTATTAGTAATATATTGTGCTTGAATGGTGTGATTTTCAATGGGAAGTATTTTACTTAAAGTCTTTATTGAGTTACGTGTTTAAACTTCTTTTCTGAGGAATATTTGTAAATCATTAGGCTCCAGGGATTATTGTATTGAGAACAATAATGAGATATAGTACCTGTTTGTTCTTCAAACGTTACTTGACCACTTGTCGGTTCTACGGTCGGCCCGATGTTCGGAGTGGTGCTGACTTGAGTGGACGCGACCTCCGAGGTGCCGCACCCCTGCTCGTCCTCCCCTGCCGCACAGTCCGGGTATCCGTCACAGACCAGATGACCGTGCACGCAGAACAGGACAGTAGTAGTGCCGAGTGGGCCGCAATAGAAAGTCGGGCAATCCTCTGCCGTAGGTGCGACACCTCCACAGCCCTGCTCGTCCTCTTCCTCCAAACAGTCCGCGTCATCGTCGCAGCTGAACGCGTCAGGAACGCACGACGCGTTGCCGTAGACGGACGCGCAGTTGTAGCTGCAGGAGCCCCACGTGCTTCCCAGAGCATCTTCAACTGTAGCAACAGATTTGTGTTCATTTGAATTAATACGTGGCCGTGCAAGACAAGTTGCTAGCTGCTGCAATTTTTTATAATTTATTGTGGTCAACATCATTCTACTGAAAAATTGCCTTGTTTTTTGGACCAAGAAATAATGCCTCTATAAACTTCAACTTTTTGTGTTTTAATTTCTAAACTACTTGAgagaaacaaacattttacacAATGACAGAATCAGTCTTTTGTCCGGGGGCCAGCCATGACGTTTTTTATTACTCCCACCCCCGACAACCATTAACGAGTAGATCAGGTATCTACattacataaaacaaacaatctACGGATATCAGTAATTCAGGAACTGGATTTTACAGTCATTTTACACATTTAATCACCGCACCTGCACCATAAATTGAAACCGAATGTTGCTAGATTGGCTTTTAGGTTTGCCaaagaaaatatcaactttCTTAACTGGTTCAAgcatatttcaatatttcaagCATATTTCAATACCCCTTAAATCTTGTGCTCTTTTCAGAGCTGACGAAAATGTGTAGCCTAATGGAAGCTTTTAATTAAAACGTAAACAATTTGAATTTCGACATTTTGAAGTGACTGTTGATATAGTacatgacacacacacaaatatcagCCCAGGCTGCTGAGTCACTACTATCATAAGTCAGGCAATTTTAGCTCTGCCATATAGTAATTTAGAAGGCCCTATGCAGGGAGCCGTGACCACACTCCCTGACCACATTCCCCGAGAAATGGGAGTATCTGTTGCTGTTATTCGTAGGGAAAACCTTCGAATTGATGTAATTGGTAGGCAGGTAACCAAAGATTTTGAGTAATTGCCTCCCTTGATTTTAGCGCAATACCCAGGGGTTTGtttctgaattcagcataaGGCATtatcgggaccccccatgcagaccctcactaAACCTGTCATGTAAACAGTGTTTAAGACTTAAAAGGTTGTGACTCACTGTCCCCGGGTCTTTCGTCCTCGCCATGAGAACAGTCCTGATGCCCGTCCCCCAGCTGACTTGTCGGTAGACACGTGACGTTGTTGCGGCAGGTGAAAAAGCAGTGTTTGGGCACTCCTGTCATGGTAAGTACACAGCACAGTTAAACCATGTCAACAACTTAGGGTAAAGCCCCATGGAGTATATGCTGGAGAGGCTTACCAATAGATTATTTACCTTCTACATTCTTTGTGTTAGACCATCCAATATAATCATTCTACTGCATTATGGCATCATTTTGGGCAATGGATTAATCAATATCCTTGAATAAACACTACCTTCTCGTGCTTCAATCTCTGAATTCAACTTTAAAGGAAGATCAGATTGACAAAATCTTTATTTGTCAGGCCGGGCCGTCATGCCACATGTGACTTTTACTATTACCCCCAGCTGCACCTACCATGCACACAGCCTTGTTCGTCCCGCCCATCCAGACAGTCGTCTAGTCCATCACAGATCCACCCTCTCGGGATGCAGGGGTCACCCCAGTCAGTCAAACATTCCATCGCGCACTCTGAAGGAAACACAAAGTGCAGAACGTGGGTGTCTCTCATATGTCGTTAAAAGTTCACTTTCGTGTTGATAATAATTTGGTCTAAGAGTGAAAGGCCTTCCTTAGTCATGTACCTAGCTATTCAAGCAATATCTTGATATAtttaggtatatatatatatatatttatatgtatatattgcatatttttggctgtttgtgtgtgtgtgtgtgtgtttgtgtgtgtgtgtgtgtgtgtgtgtgtgtgtgtgtgtgtgtgtgtgtgtgtgtgtgtgtgtctgaatTTTTGGGGCTAGTACGAATGAGCCCGGAGAAGTCTTACCGTCACAGTTTGCCTCGTCCTCTCCTGTTGAGCAGTCGTCTCTGTCGTCACAAGCCTGACTATCGTGGAACACGTCACCATCCCCACACGGGCTGAACTGGCTGTCGATTTCTACAGGGCAAATATCAAAAGTGACAATCCTGTTCTAATGGCAGGTATGTTACATACATTCAGGAGTTGCACAGTGGTCTAAGTCAGAATTCTATCCATAAACACTGCAAGTTACACAGACAGAGGCTAGAATCAATTTCATTCTGACTTCTGACAATTGAAAACAGATGCACTTTCATGCCAGCAGGTTGCAATTCTACTTATGTACTCTTCAAAACCAAAGACTCTTCAGTACTGTTAAGTGTTGTCAGGCACACGAGTCATGATCATCCAACCCGGGTACTGTTATCGCCAACAAGCCTGTCTGTTCAGTACTGCAGTGTTCTATACAGTTGTATATTACATTGCATCATTACTATTAGGCACCTGGTATGCAAACCGGGTTCTGCCGTATGTAAGCCCTGACTtctatttacattttacatttttacatgtaaGGCGAACAAACGAACCCAAACATCCGAGATCCTCCAACTCGATGGCCAATTCCAGCCCACACTCAGCCTCCAACACATATTCACAGACAGGTCTGCAACACAGACAGTTTGTGAGTCTTAATTGTTCGTATTCAGATCAATTGTTTAAGTGTTCTTTGCTCATTTGCAGTTTGAGTTCAATAATTATTTGCATTCACGTCTTATCAATCAACTGATGATATTGTACTTTCTAATGATATTTCTTAATTATCTTTATGCCAATTCCAGCTATTCAATCTAAGAGCAATACCTACATTGAATTGTCATTATATCAGCCTGTCAGTATACTTGGGATCTGCTAGTCTAAGTGCAGTTACTTTGCAGCCTGATAGCTGAGCAGTGACGTTACAAACATGGCAACCTCAAACATCGTAATGGACAACGTACACAATATTCTTATTATTTCATCACGAAAATCAGGAAAAAAGGCtgctttttcaatttttgaaagGAAAGTTGTGAAGTGATTGTATTTACTTGTCTCCGCCGTTATAGCGCTGTGGCACACATCCGTCAAAAGCCTGACATAAACCTCCCCTTGGGCGACATGCCTCGTTACACAAGACCTCGTCAGACGCGCATCCAGAACCTTGTAAAGAATACCAAATTGACGCCGAAGATATAACCACATTCATATgacaagaagattatgttttaggTTCTGTTGGTTTGTAGGTGAGAGTGTGGAAAGCAAAACACACATTGATTAGTTAGACAAATTAGACTTCTGACCATGTTTGATGAGAATCTCGACCCTCAGTGCGATCTGATTGTGGAAGGTGAGCGGGTAGAAGCGAGTGTAGAGTGCAAAAGTTGGGTTGTCCAACATGTTGCGAGCGTAGCGGTAGCTGTCGCTGTTTCCTTGGAACACCTGAAACGATAAATGCTGTACTGTATACTCGGTGAAGAAGATGCCTTGTTGTCAGAATGCAATAGGTAATCTTAgaaaaagctacatgtatcggACATACTGAATTACTTTGTCGACAGGACAACACTGGACCCGAGCAGACGTTTCTGAAAGAAAGTGTTTCCAACACCATTTTGTGATAATAacgataactttattgcacaacaatcgaTCCAAGTACGACATCTATTGGTACATAGCTATAGTAACTGTCCCATAAAGCCTAAACTAAGTATTACAAGAGCGTGTAATATGAGATGAGAATGGGCTTTCCCAACATTGGAGAAATtccttacgtctagacattctttaataaATTTTCCtttgtataccatgcatggattttcacatgtcattatgtactttaattttctattcaagtccattgagataaatacTGGTTTATATGATGATAGCCTTGAATATAGTgattacgtatatcaaaatatccTACTATATGAAATGAAAGCCACCCCGTCATGTCTGTTTTCACAATGTGAAGTTGAACTGACCATTTCTTCACCGTCCCCGGTGCCGTTTGTGTATATTGTCCATTCTCCATCCGCAGAGAACGCCAGCTTGTAGGACGTGACCCAGAAGTCCATGTTGTAAGCCCCCTGGGTGATGACACCGGCAACTTCGTACACCTGGTCATGCGTAATCTGGAATGCGATTAGGAGAAAGCTCACTTTACTTTTTCTActtcattgatgaaaattgcaATTATTGTAAGTGTGTTATTGAAAAGAGtgaaaagtccatttttgcTTCTTGGCATTTGTAAAATGAGATACAAAAATACTCTTCTTAAATTCTAAGACCAAAGGCAATGCGAAGCAAGGACAGCTATGTTGGAGGGCCGGCAAATTCCTACAAGTACAAGAGCTGAGATCTCGTCTATCAGTGAGTAccgctacttcacctaaatccgggAGTTTCCAATAAGAGTTATTTGAAACCACTTTCGCAAAACAATAAACTGTCCTTGTTAATTGCTATATGTCAATATTATAGATTACCTTTGTCACCGATGCTTTATACAttataatgacaatgaactttattgcatattcatgcccagcatgggctaaatgcattaggtaacataaagtaaaagaaatggaacattttgatatattccatctaaatctacagaatCTATTCTCTCTTCttaaaacatttgtacacaaattcacatagttatCCAATTATATCGTAGTTTtaagatgacatgatacatgtgaatagctcgtTATTTTTAAGGTGTGCATATatcttgtctagttgtatgggacaagggatctgcgcatgtctgcgtatAATGAAaattctaagataaaatgtatttcatcttctatacaatcattgtcacaTAAAGTACACATTCTGctatttggtggagtctggttgtacctaccaacttcaatttgcaatggatgatcgctgatcctttGTCTAGTCATGGCTCGGCGATAGTTAAAATTTTGtctagatattttttttctttttcatacgtaATCTTTAATTTTTTGTAAGTTCTAAATTTGTATTTATATTATATTTCTTCTCTAGTATAAGTGATAAGTGTACCTGTAGCCACCGGTCGGTGTCATGACCCAGATCCGGGAACCAGCACGCCCCACGCTGCTGCCCCCTCCCGCTGTTCAGACGTGCCAGCCACGGGTAGAACTGGGCCCTTCGCGACGAAGCGGTCATGTGGAGGTCGGGAATCTCCGGAACCGCTGCAGGGTCGTCGGGATCCAGTCCGACTCCCAGTGGGAAGTACTCGTCTTGCGTCATCCAGGTGCTCTCGTCTGAAGCGATCAGCAGGATGTTATTAGGGGACGGGGTAGGTGATTAGATACCTATAAAACTTACTGATCGGTTGATTCTCATAAATATTTTAGAGCCCTGGCCCAAGACCCCAAGACAGCAGTGGTTTCATATGTTTGGAGCCCCCAAAAAGCTAACCTTTTAAAATACAGGCATTCAATTGCACCAGGGAACTTATTTAATGGGGATTAGCACTCTTTGTTTTCAAAGCTCAGATATAAGATGCTACAACCTTGAAATTTGTTAGCAACAAAACAttataataatacatgtacattggtttttgacaTCCACGAAGTGGATTCTTATGTCATGATGGTATAGTAACATATTGTAAATTTAGTTATATGGAAACTTTTTTGCAAATTTCTGGTTTACAGCTTGGTTTGCGCTGTTACGGCCTTCCTACAAAATCGTAAAAGAAACCCCGGTCCCAGACCTAGTGGAACAGCAGCACTGACTAACCGTTTGTGACGTACAcctccatcaccatggcaacccagcCCTCGTAGCCTGCCGGGTGCAGACGAATGTAGCGTGACGTCACGGGAGCTGGGAGAGGACGACTCACTTTGTTGTACCTGTCTTGATTTCCTTGGAAAACCTGTGCAACGAAAATGAAAAGCCGTCgtttattttgtttagtttCCTTATTTTTCATATAGTTAAAACCTAATCTAAAATTGGCACCAGACACTAGTGGGACAGGGCATCAAGCATTCGGCCATTCAAACAACttacctgtcctcagcaactaCTTTTGCTCTGAGTTCCTTGAGTGGTTActgaggacaggtttgactgtacctgtacctgtacgcTGTTGCTTCTGTCTTCGTACGGTGCCCACGAAGCACCGTCCATACTGAAGGCCAGAGTGAATGACGTCACCCAACTGCCCAGGTCCCAGTTCGAGCCGCCTCCACTAATGACCACGCCGGTGACGTCAGTCGTCTTACCAAAGGACACCTGCAGTCAAACATACATAGTAAAGAGATGCTCCATTAACGTGTCATTGAGCTTGCAAGCGCAACAACGTAATAGAACATAAAACAGTCTCCAGTTTAATTTGGTAATTCCAATTTAATATCTAGGAATAGCTTCCACATTTCAGCATTCTTAAACCCGAATGGCTTGatatcacatctggtaggtAAAAATGAAGTTGAAAATATGTAACAGCCACTGATGACCCCCAGGGAATTAGCCCAAGTTTTCAGAATTCTGAAAATTTCCGCAGAAATCTGCAAAATTCTGAGAAATGGAGCTAGAATTTTGGGAATTGGGggcagatttctgcagaataTTACTTTTCAACATTTATACCGTCCAACTTGGTGTTTTCTCGCTTCTTTCAGCACATCATCTCTCTCTTCCTGCCTATATCAAATTCTGGATTCTGGCTCCAGCTCCAAGAATCCTAGCTCCAGTTCCTGGAATTCTGCaaaattctgcagaattctggctccatttCCCAGACTTCCTCAGAATTCTGCAGCAATCTGCAGAATTGTGCTAATCCCCAGGAggtcatcaatggctgctacaCATTCCAACTTCATTCTTACCTACTTGATGTGATATTAAGCCATTTGCGTTTGATATTGCTGGAATGCGGGAGGtagtcccaaattaaactgAAATTCCCTAATTTAACTGGAGGCTGTTATAAGTACATATTCTTCATAACTTTAATCTAGattcaatataaaaataatGAACAGCAATACCTGAAGCCATTGGTCCACCACAGAACTCGGTACCCAGCAGTATCCCGGTGTAGTCGGAATCGTGTGCCGAGCCTGGGATGGGGCGAACTCCGACTTGTACTCGGAACTGGCAGTGACGTAAACATCGGGGATGTACCGACTCGCCAAACCAAGCGGGAATCCAGGAGGTGGGACATCTGTGAGGGAAATTTCTGTAAGACTTAGCTTGTAGGGTGCACTGCTTAAAAAACTAAGAGCTGCTCTCTCAGTACAATCAAGGAGGTGttaaatttgattttaaatGTCACTGTCTTACATTAATGTACACTTAGATGGTGCGTGCATGGTGAAATCTGATCTGACTATTTGTACCTCCACAGTCGTCCTCATCCTCCCCTCCACTGCAGTCCGTCAGGTTGTCACACAGCTGAGACTCCAACAGGCAGGAACCGTTCGCGCAGTGGAACTGCTTAGCCCCACAACCTGTGTGGATGGagctttatcaaaatgtttgtCTTGCATACAAGCTTAATCCATCTCTGACAGTATCTTATCTACAACATCTATCTTTCCCATAAGAGTTTCGTATGACAAAGACACACACTTTAACTGACTCCCACCTCCGACTGTACAGTTGATCTCGTCCTCCCCGTTCGAACAGTCCTCCAGCCCGTCACAGGCGCGGTATTTCGGCAGACACCTCCCGTCACACTCCAACTGGAGACCGCTGCAGGGAGCTAAGTAACGGATAGTATTGTTGTGTAAGTATCAATGATTCAATAGAATGTCAACTAACAACGACAACAGCAACATTGGTAGAAgtggactatatatatatatgtatatatatatatatatatatatatatatatatatatgaacctaCTGTGGCAGTTCTCTTCGTCTGCCCCAGAAGAGCAGTCCTTGTCTCCGTCACATACCGAGGCGGGATCGATGCATTCGCCGCTGTCACACTGCCACAGTCCCTGCTCTGCACACGACTCTGAAgaaatgtacagtcatgtacattagaatcaaatatatgtatatatgtatatagaatgATCAGTAGATtgatacagatagatagataaataaatatgtTTATTCTTACACTAGTAGTCCTAGGGATTTATAAAAACACTCACGACACATCAGCTCGTCTGATGCGTCCTCGCAGTTCCTGACGCCGTCGCACAGTCCGGATGGTGGCACACACCTGCCGCTGGTTTCACACCGGAACTCGACAATGATGCACACTGTACAGCCAAGATACAACATATAACGTCAAAATAATTTTCACACCAAAGTTGCGTATGATATGCGTAAACGAACAACAATAGGCAGACTTGACTAACTCATTGAAACCAGCTGCACACGTATGTTCAAATACTCAAAACACGTCAAGGCCTTAaggttttgggtgtgtctctgtgtgtatgtctgtctgtttgtttgatttattgTGTTTTCGGATAttgtagtcaacataactcaagaacctttggatggattacgatCATTTTGGGTATATGGGCAGgttttgggaagacgaaggtcattgattttgggtcccctggtatatctggacgtgctgtggtcttggtAGTAGATAGCTCGtaatgtaaggaagaagtggtgtaagtttgtgtcccctagcagcttactctagtaatcatcatcatatcgggcagcttgcccggactagggttgctctttccctccaggcaacacaGTCTGCCATTAGTTGGTATAGATCTAGTACTCTAGTACTTGCGTAAATAATAAGGAAAATCTGtatatatttgcatttttttggaC contains the following coding sequences:
- the LOC136434378 gene encoding uncharacterized protein yields the protein MHALGYRRVQHSGSVEGFSSLLSLFPGVSGGVFTSANGPSSPEVNRDVHQVIHSQVGDILIGKHHWLNATTACTYPEPWWTRPEPNSTVLPEISDNFPRDKRAYEGVYGNYAGGNVTISLNATDDKLYFSLGLLGRGLVSLTESANCILLRCQGPLAYFPYIVTDVEEKDGKIFSLSLQSSPPEPPIVFERGLKLTDPDPTEPKWDDCTGVSGSPRGATWNNVIMILLFFASISYLI